The nucleotide window GCTCTGGTAAAACTACACTCATAAGCGCTATACTAAGAGCCATAAGACCTCCCGGCAAAATAATCTCTGGAAAAGTAATTTTTAACGGAATGGACATATTTTCTATGACTATTGACGAGTTTAGAAAATTATTATGGAAAGATATTTCCTATGTTCCTCAAGCTAGCCAAAACGCCTTAAATCCGGTCTTGCCAATTAGTGAGATCTTCTATCATGAGGCAATTAGTCATGGAGAGGCCGATAAGAAAAGAGTAATTGAGAGAGCAAGTGAATTGTTAAAGTTAGTGGGTTTAGATCCAGCTCGCGTTCTTAAAATGTATCCTTTCCAATTATCTGGTGGTATGAAACAGAGGGTAATGATAGCACTAAGCCTCCTCTTAAATCCTAAATTAATATTAATGGATGAACCTACAAGTGCTTTAGATATGCTTAATCAAGAATTATTGCTTAAGTTAATAAAAAATATAAATCAAGAAATGGGAGTTACAATAGTTTATGTAACACATGATATACTTAATATAGCGCAAATAGCTAACAGATTATTGGTTATGTACAAAGGTTATGTCATGGAAGAGGGAAAAACTGAGGAAATAATTAAGAGTCCATTAAATCCATATACATCATTATTAGTATCCTCGATTCCTTCTTTAAAAGGAGAAGTAAAGGTAATTAATGTTCCTCTAGACGAGCCTTTAGTATCAAAAGAAAAAGGTTGTCCGTTTCTGGCTAGATGTTCTAAAGCTTTCGGTAGGTGCAAAGAGGAATTACCGGAGATTCGTTTAGTGTACGATAGAAAGGTAAGGTGTCACTTATATGGGTCTAATGGAGCTTAAGGGAGTTTCCGTAATTTTCGAGGATAAAGTTGGACTGTTTAAAAAGCGTAAATTCTATGCTTTAAAGGACGTTTCTTTAAGCATGAATCAAGGGGATCTACTTATAGTATTAGGTGAAAGCGGAGCCGGTAAGACCACTTTAGGGCGAGTAATTGTAGGTTTACAAAAGCCGACGTCTGGGGAGGTAGTTTACGATGGGTATAACATCTGGAAAAATAAAAGAAAAATATTTAAAAAATATAGAAAGGATGTACAATTAATTCCTCAAGATCCTTACTCTACACTTCCCTTTAACAAGACTGTGGAAGAGATCTTAGTGGCTCCTATATTACGTTGGGAAAAAATTAACAAAGATGAGTTAAGAAAGCGTCTGATTAACCTACTTGAATTGGTAAAATTGACACCAGCAGAGGAATTTTTAGGTAAATATCCCCATCAGCTCTCGGGAGGACAGAAGCAAAGGCTTAGCATAGCTAGAAGTCTTTCAGTAAATCCTAGGATAATAGTTGCTGATGAGCCTGTGACAATGGTGGACGCCTCGCTGAGGATTGGAATATTAAATACATTAGCTGAAATAAAGAATAGACTCAATCTTACGATGGTATTCATAACTCACGATATTCCAATAGCCAGATACTTTTATCATCTATTTGACAAGGGTAATACAATAGTTATGTTTGCGGGTAGGATAGTGGAGAGAGCCGATTTAGAGGAAATATTAAAGGATCCATTACATCCATATACTAATGATTTAATAAAGCTCACACCATCTATTGATAATCTATATAAAGAGATTAACGTTAAGATAAATTACGAGAGAGTAGAAAAGGGATGCCCATATAGGCTAAGATGTCCTTTTGCAATGGATATATGCAAAAATGAAGAGCCCAAATTATTTAAATACTCGCATGAAGTTGCGTGTTTCTTATACGGTAAGGTGGGTGAAAGTGAGTAAGTGTATCAGAGGACTAGAGATAATAACCCCATTAGAAAGTTTTAGGGATGACATAGTAATATCTGATGGTGAAATAAGGAAAATTGGAAGTGGAATCTGCAATGAGGAAATAAAAGTAGATAGAGGTAAATATGTAATACCTGGAATGATTGATATTCATACTCACGGTATAGGGGGAATTCTTGTAAATGACATTAGAAGTATTAATGACTATGAGAAAATGGTATCCTATTATTATTCACATGGTGTAACCACTTTCATTCCATCAACAATTTCTGAAAATGTTGAAAAATTAGTGAGTATAGCAAGGGTTTTAAATGAAGTTAAAAGTATTGGGATACACCTTGAGGGACCGTTAATAAATCCGAATAGAGCTGGTGCACATAAATTCTTTACTAGATTCGACGAACGAATTTTAGAAATTTCTAAACTCTTTAAAATAAAGAGAATTACTATAGCACCAGAGATTTTGAGTGATAAAGAATTAGAGAATTTAGCGGATAACTTTCAAGTTTCTTTAGGTCATACGGACGCTAATTCAGATGATACCAGAAGAGCTATAGGTTTTGGAGCATCATCAGTTACACATTTGTTCAATGCTATGAGGCCATTCCATCATAGAGATCCCGGAATAATTGGTGTTTCGTTAACTTCTCCGATATACGCTGAAGTAATATCAGATTTGGTACACATTAATGAGATTACACTAAGTATTGTAAGTAAGTTAAAGGGGGATAAGACAATTCTAGTGACTGATTCCTTACAAGCTGCGGGATTAGGCGAAGGAGAATTTTTACTATATGGAGAAAAAATTACTTGCGATAAGGCTTGTTTCGAGGCTAATAAAAGGCTTGTAGGTAGTAACATAACTTTGGATGAAGGCGTGAGACGTGTTAGTAAAATAATTGGATTAAGAGAAGCGATAAAATATGTAACGTATTCTCCAGCATCTCTACTTAACTTAGAAAAAATAGGACAGATATCTAGGGGTTATGTTGCAGATTTAGTTATATTGGATGAAAACCTCAATGTGCTCACAACGTTAAAAAGTGGTAGTATAGTCTTCTCCATCTTTAAAAATTCATCATAAAAACAAGGATAATTCATTACTCATATACAAATTCATAATAATATTCATGATATTCTTATTAAATAATTTTTAACGTATTTTGTCTAACGCTAATTTCAATAGCCAAACCGAAGTGCTTCCTATGTACGACATTAGCCCCACGTACTTTCCATCTATTGCATCTATTCTAGAGGATTGATCGAATGGGTTAAGCTCCTTTATCGTCTCCCATTCCCTTTTAGCTACTTCAATTCCCTCCTTAACCATTCCCCTTAATATCATATGTGCAGCTACTGCAAAGGAAACTCTAGGCCAACATGACCTAAGTTGGGCTGTTGAAGAATCCACACTGCCATCTTCCCTTACTGCATTAGTTAAACAGTATTTAGAAGCTTTGAAGTTTAGTTCATAAATACTTCTTAAGGCCGTATTTATTTTATCATGATCAGTTATAGGTGGTAATCCTAAAATATCACACCAGAATTGGCCTAACAATTGTGAGTTTAGACAAGACGTATTTTCCTCGTCATTTTTCTTCCATAAAATGAAATATTTGCCGTTCCATAATGAATTAAATGTCTTCTTTCCACACTCTAAAAATCTGTAATACTTATCATCAATCTTAACATCCAAGATTTCAGACATTTTGATAAATGCGGTCAATGCTGAAAGGAACATCGATGCTATATAGGATGAGGCTCCGTACATGTGAGTTCCGTCATAGGAGTTATCGTAACCACCCTTTGAGTCCGGTATACAATCGTTATCCATATCTTTTCTTATGAGCCAATCAATTATCTCCTTTATTTTATTATAGTTCTTCTCCAAAATTTCCCTATTAGAGGTAAACACGTAGTCTCTGTATAACATTAGGACTAAAGTAGGTCCCAAATCTGTCCACCAATATGGATATGACGCACCGTAAATTGGATCTTCAATACTTTCCTCTCCAACATCATGTGGCGTTTCCCCATAATTTACATAGTTCATAAAGTAATTATCAGCTGATATTACTAAATCTCTGTAAAGTTCTAAGAGAGTAAATCCGAGACCATCAAAGGTCATAGAACCAATCGTATTCATTAATTTAGTAACGAATGGATCTTCATATACAGCGAATCTTCCATCTTTAGTTAACCAAGTATTTGATGTTAGTATGTACAAGCTATTTACTAACGCATCTTTTAACCACTCCACTTTCTCTTCTATTCCTAAATCTGGTTCTAATTTGAGAGCGTATTCTGCAACATCTATAGAATCTTTAAAGAAATTTTCGTAGTAATGTCCATATGGATAGTGATAAGGTCTTCCGTTAAAATACCATGAAAGGATAAACGTTTCTTCTTCATCCACATCTTTATATACAATACCCCCTATTTCTTCTCTGGCATATGGTTTTATTACATATGTTTCATCATATTCTTCTAAATTATAAAAATATGTGATATCTTCAGTCATTCCGACCTTAGCTGGTTTATAGTAAGCGTAATTGGTTATAACCTTACAGCCAATACATCCAAGGAAAATTTCTCCATAAGCTGGATCAGAATTTAAGGCCTTCTCGTTTTTCATCACTACACCATTTAACTTTCCCTTATAGCTCTCATTTGCTCTACCAGCTCTCTTACTTCCAACTATATTCGGAAAAGAAATTGCAAATCTTCCTTTACCTTTTATTCTAAACTTTATTACTGGGAGGGATGAATTCTTAACGTCATTTTTCCGTAGGATTGAATACACTTCTATTTCAGCTAGAGGTGTCGAATATCTGATAACAGGGAACTCAACAAATGTCTCAATGTCTTTTACGTAAGTATATTGAGGAGGTGTTTCAACATTCTTGCCAGGATTAGTTTGAAGAAATATAGGTTTCTTATCTAGAAACGTTAATAGGTGGAAACCCCTTACTTTTCTAAGTGGATTTGACCAGTTGTTTAGAATAGTTATCTCGCCAATTGTGAGATCTGGGTAGAAGTTTATCTTTCCAGTACCTATTCCTCCTAAAGGTATACCAAAATTCTTCTCTATCTTCATCATTAATTTTTTATTTACACCCGAATTTATATAGGCATGCCTAACATCGAGAAATACG belongs to Saccharolobus solfataricus and includes:
- the nagA gene encoding N-acetylglucosamine-6-phosphate deacetylase, with the translated sequence MSKCIRGLEIITPLESFRDDIVISDGEIRKIGSGICNEEIKVDRGKYVIPGMIDIHTHGIGGILVNDIRSINDYEKMVSYYYSHGVTTFIPSTISENVEKLVSIARVLNEVKSIGIHLEGPLINPNRAGAHKFFTRFDERILEISKLFKIKRITIAPEILSDKELENLADNFQVSLGHTDANSDDTRRAIGFGASSVTHLFNAMRPFHHRDPGIIGVSLTSPIYAEVISDLVHINEITLSIVSKLKGDKTILVTDSLQAAGLGEGEFLLYGEKITCDKACFEANKRLVGSNITLDEGVRRVSKIIGLREAIKYVTYSPASLLNLEKIGQISRGYVADLVILDENLNVLTTLKSGSIVFSIFKNSS
- a CDS encoding ABC transporter ATP-binding protein gives rise to the protein MILEVHNLNVIYDEGNSRIIKAVNDVSFGVEKGEILGIIGESGSGKTTLISAILRAIRPPGKIISGKVIFNGMDIFSMTIDEFRKLLWKDISYVPQASQNALNPVLPISEIFYHEAISHGEADKKRVIERASELLKLVGLDPARVLKMYPFQLSGGMKQRVMIALSLLLNPKLILMDEPTSALDMLNQELLLKLIKNINQEMGVTIVYVTHDILNIAQIANRLLVMYKGYVMEEGKTEEIIKSPLNPYTSLLVSSIPSLKGEVKVINVPLDEPLVSKEKGCPFLARCSKAFGRCKEELPEIRLVYDRKVRCHLYGSNGA
- a CDS encoding glycoside hydrolase family 116 protein; translated protein: MMKIEKNFGIPLGGIGTGKINFYPDLTIGEITILNNWSNPLRKVRGFHLLTFLDKKPIFLQTNPGKNVETPPQYTYVKDIETFVEFPVIRYSTPLAEIEVYSILRKNDVKNSSLPVIKFRIKGKGRFAISFPNIVGSKRAGRANESYKGKLNGVVMKNEKALNSDPAYGEIFLGCIGCKVITNYAYYKPAKVGMTEDITYFYNLEEYDETYVIKPYAREEIGGIVYKDVDEEETFILSWYFNGRPYHYPYGHYYENFFKDSIDVAEYALKLEPDLGIEEKVEWLKDALVNSLYILTSNTWLTKDGRFAVYEDPFVTKLMNTIGSMTFDGLGFTLLELYRDLVISADNYFMNYVNYGETPHDVGEESIEDPIYGASYPYWWTDLGPTLVLMLYRDYVFTSNREILEKNYNKIKEIIDWLIRKDMDNDCIPDSKGGYDNSYDGTHMYGASSYIASMFLSALTAFIKMSEILDVKIDDKYYRFLECGKKTFNSLWNGKYFILWKKNDEENTSCLNSQLLGQFWCDILGLPPITDHDKINTALRSIYELNFKASKYCLTNAVREDGSVDSSTAQLRSCWPRVSFAVAAHMILRGMVKEGIEVAKREWETIKELNPFDQSSRIDAIDGKYVGLMSYIGSTSVWLLKLALDKIR
- a CDS encoding ABC transporter ATP-binding protein, which codes for MGLMELKGVSVIFEDKVGLFKKRKFYALKDVSLSMNQGDLLIVLGESGAGKTTLGRVIVGLQKPTSGEVVYDGYNIWKNKRKIFKKYRKDVQLIPQDPYSTLPFNKTVEEILVAPILRWEKINKDELRKRLINLLELVKLTPAEEFLGKYPHQLSGGQKQRLSIARSLSVNPRIIVADEPVTMVDASLRIGILNTLAEIKNRLNLTMVFITHDIPIARYFYHLFDKGNTIVMFAGRIVERADLEEILKDPLHPYTNDLIKLTPSIDNLYKEINVKINYERVEKGCPYRLRCPFAMDICKNEEPKLFKYSHEVACFLYGKVGESE